The Solanum pennellii chromosome 11, SPENNV200 genome contains a region encoding:
- the LOC107003903 gene encoding uncharacterized protein LOC107003903 encodes MPPRRANSRNVNTWNANARNENTTRPVPDQEVSNAEFKIAIQMFALSVAEQNNQRVQAHMNGNGGSIAARMIKFLCGVSNLMKIECKNAMLLGYINISRLMTHAQQVEGSNLKEHAKENNNARTGNYDSAEKEGCFGCGQSGHRLRDCPSRKCQGGRNGRSQSTTSSAPASLPRQQGNSSAIGGVQRQNKLYALQARQDEEGSLDVFIGTLRVFDLDIYALSDLGATLSFCAIDFSKIYLRFGYHQL; translated from the exons ATGCCTCCCCGTAGAGCTAATTCCAGGAATGTAAACACTTGGAATGCAAATGCAAGAAATGAAAACACAACTCGTCCAGTTCCTgatcaagaagtctccaatgctgaaTTCAAGATTGCCATTCAGATGTTTGCTCTGAGTGTCGCCGAACAGAACAATCAGCGGGTTCAAGCTCATATGAATGGAAATGGTGGATCGATAGCAGCAAGG ATGATTAAGTTCTTGTGTGGAGTgtcaaatttgatgaaaatagaGTGCAAAAATGCTATGTTACTAGGATATAtcaacatctctaggcttatgactcatgctcagcaggttgagggtagTAATCTTAAGGAACATGCCAAGGAGAATAATAAtgctaggactgggaactatgactcgGCTG AAAAGGAAGGGTGTTTCgggtgcggtcagtctggtcacaggttgagagATTGTCCTTCTAGAAAGTGTCAAGGAGGAAGAAATGGTAGATCTCAATCTACAACTTCATCAGCACCAGCAAGTCTCCCAAgacagcagggtaactcatctgctATAGGTGGCGTTCAGCGCCAGAACaagttgtatgctcttcaggctcgccaggatGAGGAAGGTTCTCTTGATGTATTCATTGGTacattacgagtctttgaccttgatatTTATGCATTGTCAGATctaggggctactctttctttt tgTGCTATCGATTTCTCAAAGATATACCTCAGATTTGGTTATCATCAGCTCTGA